The genomic DNA TCCCTTAAATTAAATGATTATAGCTTTAGTTTCCCGAATTCTTCGCCAAAGAAGATATCTTTAGCTAATTCATTAGCACGAGCAAGAGATGGATGGGTTCCAGCATCAGTCCACCAGCCTTGAAGAACATCGTATGTCAAAGTCCCATTACTAATGTATGCATTGTTAACATCAGTGATCTCTAGTTCCCCACGCGCAGAAGGTTTGAGCGTTTTTACAATTTCAAATACATTATGATCAAACATATAAATACCTGTTACTGCAAAATCACTTTTAGGATCTTTAGGTTTTTCTTCAATAGAAACAATTCGTTCCCCTTCCAGCTCAGCCACACCAAAACGATGAGGGTCTTGGACTTGTTGAAGCAATATCTTGGCTCCAGTGATTTGGTTACGGAAATTGTTTACAAAAGGCGCAATATCGTCCTCAAATACATTGTCTCCTAAAATCACAACCATTTGATCATCGCCCACAAATTGCTCAGCCAAGTCAAGAGCTTGTGCGATTCCACCAGCTTCATCTTGTACTTTATAAGTGAATGTTACGCCCATTTCAAGACCACTACCAAGAAGATTAACAACATCCCCCATATGCTCCTTACCCGTAACGATTAGAATATCACGAATATCTGCTTGTTTAAGTTTATATACTGAATGAAAAATCATGGGATACTTACCGACAGGTAGCAGGTGCTTATTTGTCACTTTTGTTAAAGGGTAGAGGCGCGAACCTGTACCTCCTGCAAGAATTACACCTTTCATTGGAAACCTCCATAAAATATAAATTTAATCTAACGCTATCACAAAAACACCTACTAAAATTATTGCTGCTCCAACCCATTTCATCATAGATACAGGCTCATGAAAAATAAACAGTGCTGCTATAATGCCAAAAATGTATGCTAAACTCTGAATTGGATAAGCAACACTCAAAGGCATTCTGGACAACACAACGAACCAAATCAATGTAGCAAAAACGTATAAAAACAATCCAATAATTATATTTGGAACAAATAAAGCTTTCCAAGCATTAGTTAAACTGACTCCTCCTATTTTCTCTAACCCTAGCTTAAAAAAAACTTGTCCACTGCATAACATGACCACATTGAGAATTAGTAATAAAAAATTAACTAGCGTAGGTCCTTTTATCATACTAATTTTCCCTTTCAAGATCCCTAATTTTCTTTAATTCGTGCTTGACTAAACCCAACTCCTGAGATAATTCTTTTATTTTTATTGTAGATTTGGATACCTCTACTGTTAGAGAAAACATGATGACGAAAACTCCAAAAATAGCAAGTAAAAAAAGAGCATTAACAGGTACTTCAATACCCATAATCCTAGAAACATAGTTAAATAAGCTTGGAAAAACGGATAGAATAAGGACCACTATCATTGCTATAATCCAAAGCATTGAATACTTTAGTTCCATTCTATATTTACGCAACAAATTCAATAAAACTAGAAAACAAATAACTGCTCCCGCAATTAATATAATTTGTAATTTAATAGATATCATAACTACTCCTAAACTATTTGATTTCTTAGTCTATCAATTAAAATTGCCAAGGAGACTTTTGTCATGTAGTAAATTGACTTTAACGATGTAATTGATGATTTACCTTCAAGTCTTGCTTCCATATTAACTGGAATTTCTTTAATACAAAAATTATTTCTTTTTAAATACATGATTGATTCAGGTTCAGGATAATCAACGGGATACCTCTTGGAAAAAACTTCAATTACCTTTTTATTACATGCTCTAAATCCAGAAGTAGGATCAGTTATCCATTGACCCGTTAAAGCCCTGAGCATTTTAGAAAAATAGATGATACCTACTCTTCTCATAAAAGATGACTGAAAGCCCTCTTTATTAATATAACGAGACCCTATAACTAGATCTGCCTCATTATTAATTAATGGTTTTACCAAATTTTCCAAGTACTCAGGATTATGCTGCCCATCTCCATCAACTTGCACAGCTATATCGAACTTGTTATAAAATGCATATTTATAACCGGTTTGCACCGCTCCACCAATACCTAAGTTACAAGGTAGATTAACTGTCGGAACATTAAGAGTTTCACATAGTGCCGCCGTTGAATCTGATGAACAATCATTAATAACCAGTATATTCAACTGAGAATTGTTTAATTCTCTAATTGAAGAAATTAGCTTTTCTAAACTTCGTTCCTCGTTGTAGGCAGGAATAATCAGTAAAATTCTTTTTGAATTAATTATAATCATCCCCTTTAAATGGTTATTGGCTTGCAGGTATCCAATATCGAGCAATGACAAATAACAAAGTTAAGACACAAGAAGAATAGCAAAAAGGCATAAGGATTGCATTTATAATTCGAGAAATTCTTTCTTTATAACCACCAAATAAGTCATTAGAATATAATAATATAAAACCAATAATGGAAAAAGGAATGAAATATCTACCTTGAACTCCTGATACTATTTCGTAGCCTACACCACCTACCTCTGGTATAGATGTCCAAATTAAATATAATGATGTTTCAACTAGCACAAATATAGAACAAAAAATTAAGGCATAAAATATTTTATTTCGAATGGTTATTACTATTTCTTTATTCACATCAACTATTGCAACAATAAAAAGAAGAGTTATAAACATAAAAACAAACAATGGAGGTAGATTGGTGTCCAGCCAGCCCAAATTACCTATAAAGCTATTTAAATAGAAAAAACGAAGATGGACAATAGTTCTCATCAAAATTTCGATATAATTAAAAGGATGAGTTAGAATGAATATAAATTGGTCTTTAATATAAATCCCATCCCCTGGTGCAGCGCTACCCGACTTAGAAATTAAAATCCATAGTAAATGTGCTACGATCCCCGACAGTAGGATGAGGAATATTTTTATAATCTTATCTTTTGGTGAAGCAAACTTAGTTCCTGGTATTAAAAATAAAAGAAGTAACAAAGGATAGTAAACTTGTTTCAATTCTATCAAGAATACTGATAGAAAACATAGTAATAAAAATTTATTTTTAGTGATTAATGAAACACTATTGTTGTAAGCTAAATACATAATAAAACTGGTTATTAGCATAGACATACTAATAACCATACTATCGTAGTTAAGTGATGCCGATAATCCTAAAGACATTGGCATAATCGCAATTAACAAAACTAATCTTTTGAAAAAAGGAATAATTTTCAGAGAAAAATAGATACAACCTGCGTAAAACAAAAGATTTCCCAACCTACCTGCATACATGTATGTTACCGGTGACAGCGTCCCCCAACTCGAAAACCCAAAAATATAAGAAGAAAACTTTACCAAAAACATAAAAAATGCTTGTGGAAGATACAATATAGGATGTGTTTTGGAGGTACTATATTGAGTAAAAATCTTTTCTTCATAATTAGCATTTGTAGTAGTATCAGCATAAAACTTTGTATAATCATATTTCTCATTTATATTATTAATTAAATATCTATGAGAAGATTCAGAATCAAGTATAGCTTTCGGGATATAGTTTCCTATCTCTCCTTGGTCGTTTGTTTCAGGAAAAAAATTTAAATTAGAAACTAAATATGCTTTTTTGAAGTGACTATCTTCATCAGCCATTTGGAAAGGTGGTATCACAAAAACAAAAACAATACCAAATATAAACATTAATTTTAAAAACAGCTTATTAATACGATCATCATAATTAATTAGATTCATTAATCCACCTCTATATTCCCAACTTACCTATACTATTAAACCAACCAATCAAGAAAAGTCTTGTTATAGTAGACTATGAATGTCAGATCATCTTGAGCTTGTTTTTTATTATTAATAAACAGTTCTCCTTGCTTATAAGGGTTATTATCAGCCTTATAAGCTGTGATTGAATGCCCTTGTGTACCAGTTGAATTGACATAAAGGTAATATTTTTTGCCCTTAGAATTTTTAATAGGCGGAAAACGTAATTTAAAAAATTGATTATCTTGTATGCTTTTAGCATCAACAGTAGTTGAGTAAATATCTTTATGATCACCTACTAGCCGAAGGCCTACAGTTACGTCTCCTGTGTTCTCTCGCATATATGTCGCCAATTTAATAGATACTCCGCTTAAATCATTGACATCTGCTTGAAATGTCTGCCCAAACTCAAGTCCTTCTGTTATTTCACCTACAGTTTTAGAACCAGTTTCTTGTAAAATAGAAATCGAATATTTACCAATATTACCCACGTAAACATAAATTAGCATAAGAACTATGAGAATAGGGACGATAGCCTTTCTAGCCTTAGACAGAATTTTTTTCATATACCTCTCCGTAATTTCCTTTTATATTTTGAAATCCATACATCTCGATTACATCATTTTGAATATGATTCCACTCTCTCTGTTTAGCAGTGTTAAGACCATTTTTTATTAACCTTTGTCTCAATTCTTCATCTTCACACACTTGATTGATCATATAAAGCGCATTTTCAATATTTCCCTGTTCGTACAGCATGCAATTTTCACCATGCTCTAGATACTCTAAATTGCCCTCATTTGGAGCAACTATTGATATTCCCCCGGTAGCCATCATTTCAAGAGGTGGGTAAGAAAAACTCTCAAGTATACTTGATTTAATTAAAATGTCACATTTCGAATAAATATTACCAACCTCATCATGCGGAACCTTATTCAGAAATTTATCAACTTTATACCATTCCTTTGGCTTACCACTATACGATAAATACCAAATTTCAAATTTTTCACGGTCTAGACTGTTAGTTATTTTAAAACTCTCGTCAACATTCTTATAATAGTCGTTAGAGTTTCCTTCAACAAGGACTTTAATTTTCCCCTTAAATGTTCTATTTCTAAAGGTAAACAAAGACAAATCTATACCATTAGGAGCAAAATTCACTTTTTTATTGTATTTGCTCGTTAACCATGTTTCGCACCACTTAGATATAGTTAAATAATTTATATTGGAAAACGAATTATAAGTTAAGTTAGCCCAAGTCCTCATATGATTGCCCGGCTCGTAAAACCTTGTCTCAAAGTTTTGTACTAAGTAATATTTTTCCTTTATTTTCGGGTATATGTTCAAAAAATGAGTTGTTGACCAAAGGGTTGCAACACATTTTCTAAAATATGAATGAAATGAATGCCGATGATATGAAACCACATTGATCTCTCCGTCATTATTAATAATGTTCTCATCATCTTCACTCATAGAGATTATCGTTACGTCTTTGCCAGCATCACGCAAAATATTACAGTGTTTTATGACTACATTAACTCCTCCACTTATTTGAGTTGAGGGAAGTACAAACGCTATATTCTCATTAAGCTTTGATTCAATAAACTCAAATAGATTGTATCCTGTGCTTAATGTAGTCCAACCATTCATAACATCATTAAATGCTTCTTGGCCTATCATTGATCGAAAAGAATGATCTAAAATGAGCTTATCCAAATAAAACTCCCAATCTTCCGCTGAATCACACAAAACTCCGTTATGTTCATGAGAAATAATCTCATTAAAAGCACCCACATTACTTGCTATTGTCACAACTTTTACTAAGCCTGCCTCCATCCATTTGTTTTCTGATTTAGCTTCGTTGAAAACAGTATGAATTAATGGGGCGAGGTTAATATCTACTTTTGAAATTAGATCAGGAAGATTCGTCCATTCTGTAAATTTTCCAAAAAGTATCCGATCTTTGAAGGCACTTAACTCTTCTGGTATATCTAAAATCCCAACTACCTTTAAGTAAACATTATTATGTTTCTCAAACATCTTTTTCACTACTGGGAGAATCAAATTAAAATCATCATTATGTGTAATACTACCGCTGAAATACCCAAGAATTACTCTATTGGTTATTTCAGGGGTAATTTCCTCTATGTCATTTTTTGGTTTTAGAGCCTTTAAAGATAGTTCTACCATTTTTTCCGATGCAACATTTCTATTAATAAAAACCTCTTCTACATATGGCTTCAGTTCATTGGCAAGTCTACCAGTAGTAGTGATTGCGTAATCACACATACTAAGAGTCTGTCTCGTTCTATTGACTCCATCCATATAAGCGTCGAATTCTTCTTTAGACATATTTTCTAAATATTTAATATCTTTAACATATTGATAATCAATAACCAGATCATCAATGTCAAAAAAAACTTTTTTATTGAAATAGTTTGCTTTTTTTATTAATCCCTCAACTACATCTGTATGGGGGCAGCGAAAGAAAACAAAAGCTCTGTAATAACGAACCATTTCAATATCCAATTCTTCGTAATATACAGTATCGCAAGAATAGCCATTGAAGTGAAGTTGCTCTACTTGATGATCTACTCGATAACGTGGTGGATGTGGGAGTGAGCACCCATTAATAAAAAGAATATCTTTATAATGATAGTTAGACTTCATT from Paenibacillus sp. FSL R10-2782 includes the following:
- a CDS encoding glycosyltransferase family 2 protein, translated to MIIINSKRILLIIPAYNEERSLEKLISSIRELNNSQLNILVINDCSSDSTAALCETLNVPTVNLPCNLGIGGAVQTGYKYAFYNKFDIAVQVDGDGQHNPEYLENLVKPLINNEADLVIGSRYINKEGFQSSFMRRVGIIYFSKMLRALTGQWITDPTSGFRACNKKVIEVFSKRYPVDYPEPESIMYLKRNNFCIKEIPVNMEARLEGKSSITSLKSIYYMTKVSLAILIDRLRNQIV
- a CDS encoding glycosyltransferase; the encoded protein is MGINMLIKKSVATIKYEGASSFIKKSLNYTKRRILRSKMKSNYHYKDILFINGCSLPHPPRYRVDHQVEQLHFNGYSCDTVYYEELDIEMVRYYRAFVFFRCPHTDVVEGLIKKANYFNKKVFFDIDDLVIDYQYVKDIKYLENMSKEEFDAYMDGVNRTRQTLSMCDYAITTTGRLANELKPYVEEVFINRNVASEKMVELSLKALKPKNDIEEITPEITNRVILGYFSGSITHNDDFNLILPVVKKMFEKHNNVYLKVVGILDIPEELSAFKDRILFGKFTEWTNLPDLISKVDINLAPLIHTVFNEAKSENKWMEAGLVKVVTIASNVGAFNEIISHEHNGVLCDSAEDWEFYLDKLILDHSFRSMIGQEAFNDVMNGWTTLSTGYNLFEFIESKLNENIAFVLPSTQISGGVNVVIKHCNILRDAGKDVTIISMSEDDENIINNDGEINVVSYHRHSFHSYFRKCVATLWSTTHFLNIYPKIKEKYYLVQNFETRFYEPGNHMRTWANLTYNSFSNINYLTISKWCETWLTSKYNKKVNFAPNGIDLSLFTFRNRTFKGKIKVLVEGNSNDYYKNVDESFKITNSLDREKFEIWYLSYSGKPKEWYKVDKFLNKVPHDEVGNIYSKCDILIKSSILESFSYPPLEMMATGGISIVAPNEGNLEYLEHGENCMLYEQGNIENALYMINQVCEDEELRQRLIKNGLNTAKQREWNHIQNDVIEMYGFQNIKGNYGEVYEKNSV
- a CDS encoding DUF2304 domain-containing protein → MISIKLQIILIAGAVICFLVLLNLLRKYRMELKYSMLWIIAMIVVLILSVFPSLFNYVSRIMGIEVPVNALFLLAIFGVFVIMFSLTVEVSKSTIKIKELSQELGLVKHELKKIRDLEREN
- a CDS encoding EamA family transporter, producing MIKGPTLVNFLLLILNVVMLCSGQVFFKLGLEKIGGVSLTNAWKALFVPNIIIGLFLYVFATLIWFVVLSRMPLSVAYPIQSLAYIFGIIAALFIFHEPVSMMKWVGAAIILVGVFVIALD
- a CDS encoding sugar phosphate nucleotidyltransferase codes for the protein MKGVILAGGTGSRLYPLTKVTNKHLLPVGKYPMIFHSVYKLKQADIRDILIVTGKEHMGDVVNLLGSGLEMGVTFTYKVQDEAGGIAQALDLAEQFVGDDQMVVILGDNVFEDDIAPFVNNFRNQITGAKILLQQVQDPHRFGVAELEGERIVSIEEKPKDPKSDFAVTGIYMFDHNVFEIVKTLKPSARGELEITDVNNAYISNGTLTYDVLQGWWTDAGTHPSLARANELAKDIFFGEEFGKLKL
- a CDS encoding DUF2142 domain-containing protein, which gives rise to MNLINYDDRINKLFLKLMFIFGIVFVFVIPPFQMADEDSHFKKAYLVSNLNFFPETNDQGEIGNYIPKAILDSESSHRYLINNINEKYDYTKFYADTTTNANYEEKIFTQYSTSKTHPILYLPQAFFMFLVKFSSYIFGFSSWGTLSPVTYMYAGRLGNLLFYAGCIYFSLKIIPFFKRLVLLIAIMPMSLGLSASLNYDSMVISMSMLITSFIMYLAYNNSVSLITKNKFLLLCFLSVFLIELKQVYYPLLLLLFLIPGTKFASPKDKIIKIFLILLSGIVAHLLWILISKSGSAAPGDGIYIKDQFIFILTHPFNYIEILMRTIVHLRFFYLNSFIGNLGWLDTNLPPLFVFMFITLLFIVAIVDVNKEIVITIRNKIFYALIFCSIFVLVETSLYLIWTSIPEVGGVGYEIVSGVQGRYFIPFSIIGFILLYSNDLFGGYKERISRIINAILMPFCYSSCVLTLLFVIARYWIPASQ